In Sphingomonas crocodyli, a genomic segment contains:
- a CDS encoding Gfo/Idh/MocA family protein, with the protein MARGTDSISARIAIVGTGYVADLYMPSLATFPGLTITGAWDIDAGRLSAFTTHWGVRAATSFDDLLGDGAPTIILNLTDPTAHAAINRAAIEAGRHVWCEKPLALTVEDAVALRDLAAERGLYLASAPCSVLGRAAQSAWAAVRDNRIGKPRLVYAELDDDFIPAAPHQHWRSASGAPWPAEGEFRTGCTLEHAGYYLGWLMAMFGPVERVVSGAARLLDDHQTGGGHTTPDYASASLFFAGGMVARLTCSIVARHDHRLRIFGDGGIVEVEEAWANAAPVRIRKRFTLRRRLINSPFAARAAAPGAPHPLVGRKGAASMNFALGVAEMAQAIAAGRAPRLAGDYALHLTEVSIAMQAGGEHRIASRFDAMAPMDWS; encoded by the coding sequence GTGGCACGGGGCACGGACAGCATCAGCGCGCGGATCGCGATCGTGGGGACCGGCTATGTCGCCGATCTCTACATGCCCTCGCTCGCCACCTTCCCCGGCCTCACGATCACCGGCGCATGGGATATCGATGCGGGGCGCCTCAGCGCCTTCACGACACATTGGGGCGTGCGTGCGGCGACCTCGTTCGATGATCTGCTGGGCGATGGCGCCCCTACGATCATCCTCAACCTGACCGATCCGACCGCGCACGCGGCGATCAACCGCGCGGCAATCGAGGCCGGCCGGCATGTCTGGTGCGAAAAGCCGCTCGCGCTCACCGTCGAGGATGCGGTGGCGTTGCGCGATCTGGCGGCCGAGCGCGGCCTCTACCTCGCCTCCGCGCCGTGCAGCGTGCTGGGCCGCGCGGCGCAATCGGCCTGGGCTGCGGTGCGCGACAATAGGATCGGCAAGCCGCGCCTCGTTTATGCCGAGCTCGACGACGACTTCATCCCCGCCGCCCCGCATCAGCATTGGCGCAGCGCCAGCGGCGCGCCCTGGCCGGCGGAAGGCGAGTTCCGCACCGGCTGTACGCTCGAACATGCGGGCTATTATCTCGGCTGGCTGATGGCGATGTTCGGGCCGGTCGAGCGGGTCGTATCGGGCGCCGCACGCCTGCTGGACGATCACCAGACCGGCGGGGGCCACACGACCCCGGACTATGCCTCCGCCAGCCTGTTCTTCGCGGGCGGGATGGTGGCGCGGCTGACCTGTTCGATCGTCGCGCGGCACGATCATCGGCTGCGCATCTTCGGCGACGGTGGGATCGTTGAGGTGGAAGAGGCGTGGGCCAATGCCGCCCCGGTGCGGATCCGCAAGCGCTTCACCCTGCGCCGCCGCCTGATCAACAGCCCGTTCGCCGCGCGCGCCGCAGCACCCGGCGCGCCGCACCCGCTGGTCGGGCGCAAGGGCGCCGCATCGATGAACTTCGCGCTGGGCGTCGCCGAAATGGCGCAGGCGATCGCCGCCGGCCGCGCGCCGCGCCTGGCCGGCGATTATGCGCTGCACCTGACCGAAGTCTCGATCGCGATGCAGGCGGGCGGGGAGCATCGCATCGCCAGCCGCTTCGATGCGATGGCGCCGATGGACTGGAGCTGA
- a CDS encoding glycosyltransferase family 4 protein, with amino-acid sequence MRLAYLLNSYPMTSTTFIRREIEAIERAGVPVKRFAVRHWSETLVDPADIAEQARTEYLLTRNVGMLLLGAACALLTRPGKLVATWPAWRSMHCASDGGLVRHIGYLLQAIHLQHRCAQLGITHIHAHFSTNAAGVAMLCRLLGGPPYSFTVHGPDELVDPAANAIAVKAQHARNIMAISAYCRTRLHDALPPELHDRIAIIPCGIEPRAYADMPPPSGGDLLCVGRLCPQKGQIEIPAVVAALADRFPDLRVLLVGDGESRADIEAAIAQHKIPDRVRLLGWRTNDEVRALLGSCRALLLPSHAEGLPVVIMEALASGRPVISTTIAGIPELVDEGCGWLYPAGSADGLLAAITAAFETNTSQLAQMGEEGARRVAQNHDIDAITPQLLALFAD; translated from the coding sequence ATGCGCCTCGCCTATCTGCTCAACAGCTATCCGATGACGAGCACCACCTTCATCCGGCGCGAGATCGAGGCGATCGAGCGGGCCGGTGTGCCGGTCAAACGCTTTGCGGTGCGGCACTGGAGCGAGACGCTGGTCGATCCCGCCGACATCGCCGAACAGGCGCGCACCGAATATCTGTTGACCCGCAATGTCGGCATGCTCCTGCTCGGCGCCGCCTGCGCGCTGCTCACGCGCCCCGGCAAACTCGTCGCGACATGGCCCGCCTGGCGCAGCATGCACTGCGCAAGCGACGGCGGGCTGGTGCGGCATATCGGCTATTTGCTGCAGGCGATCCATCTGCAGCATCGCTGTGCGCAACTGGGCATCACCCACATCCACGCGCATTTCTCGACCAATGCGGCGGGTGTGGCGATGCTGTGCCGGTTGCTGGGCGGCCCGCCCTACAGCTTCACCGTGCACGGCCCCGACGAATTGGTCGATCCCGCCGCCAACGCCATCGCCGTCAAGGCGCAGCATGCGCGCAACATCATGGCGATCAGTGCCTATTGCCGCACACGCTTGCACGATGCGCTGCCGCCCGAATTGCACGATCGCATCGCGATCATTCCGTGCGGGATCGAGCCGCGCGCCTATGCCGATATGCCGCCCCCATCGGGCGGCGACCTGCTGTGCGTCGGCCGTCTCTGTCCGCAGAAAGGCCAGATCGAAATCCCGGCGGTGGTCGCGGCGCTGGCCGATCGCTTTCCCGATCTGCGCGTCCTGCTGGTCGGCGACGGCGAATCGCGCGCGGACATCGAAGCCGCCATCGCGCAGCACAAGATCCCCGATCGCGTCCGCCTGCTCGGCTGGCGCACCAATGATGAGGTGCGCGCGCTGCTCGGATCCTGCCGCGCGCTGCTCCTCCCCAGCCATGCCGAAGGTTTGCCCGTCGTGATCATGGAGGCGCTTGCAAGCGGTCGCCCCGTCATCAGCACGACGATCGCCGGCATTCCCGAACTGGTCGACGAAGGCTGCGGCTGGCTCTACCCGGCAGGCTCCGCCGATGGCCTGCTCGCTGCAATCACCGCCGCCTTCGAAACCAATACCAGTCAACTCGCTCAGATGGGCGAAGAAGGCGCCCGCCGCGTCGCCCAAAACCACGATATCGACGCGATCACGCCGCAGCTTCTGGCTTTATTCGCCGACTAA
- the cheB gene encoding chemotaxis-specific protein-glutamate methyltransferase CheB, whose amino-acid sequence MINARVLIVDDSFTMRALFGGVLERAKGIEVVGMAADAAEARKMMDTLRPSVVTLDVEMPGMNGIDFLEEIMRERPTPVVMLSSLTQKGAEISFRALELGAVDCFPKPKSATPEEFNELAPRLAALVHAASRTKVGPQREVKHHAPVQYFDWNGNILAMSASTGGVDAALKMLPAFPKNCPPTIMVLQIEEGFVAPLINRLRAKCAARVVMAEDGQPLEQGTIYLVTDPGAHAVVDRWPNPSLRLLRTDPVNGVRPSASLLFATMAKTAGKHGVGAVLTGLGNDGAAGLKALRAAGGRTMCQDAATSVVHEAPAAALAAGAAEVELPLDRITTAALDACRRRDADAA is encoded by the coding sequence ATGATCAACGCGCGCGTGCTCATCGTCGATGATTCGTTCACCATGCGCGCGCTATTTGGTGGGGTGCTGGAACGCGCCAAGGGCATTGAGGTGGTCGGAATGGCCGCCGACGCCGCCGAAGCCCGCAAGATGATGGACACGCTGCGTCCGTCGGTGGTGACGCTCGACGTGGAAATGCCGGGAATGAACGGCATCGACTTTCTCGAAGAAATCATGCGCGAACGGCCGACGCCGGTCGTGATGCTGTCGTCGCTGACGCAGAAGGGCGCCGAAATCTCGTTCCGCGCGCTGGAGCTGGGCGCGGTCGATTGCTTCCCCAAGCCCAAGAGCGCGACGCCCGAGGAGTTCAACGAACTCGCGCCGCGTCTTGCCGCCCTGGTCCATGCCGCGTCGCGCACCAAGGTCGGGCCGCAGCGTGAGGTGAAGCATCACGCGCCGGTCCAATATTTCGACTGGAACGGCAATATCCTGGCGATGAGCGCATCGACGGGCGGGGTCGACGCTGCGCTCAAGATGCTGCCGGCCTTCCCGAAAAATTGCCCGCCCACGATCATGGTGCTGCAGATCGAGGAAGGCTTCGTCGCCCCGCTGATCAACCGCCTGCGCGCCAAATGCGCCGCGCGCGTGGTGATGGCGGAGGATGGCCAGCCGCTCGAACAGGGTACGATCTATCTCGTTACCGATCCCGGCGCGCATGCCGTTGTCGATCGCTGGCCCAATCCGTCGCTGCGCCTGCTGCGCACCGATCCGGTCAATGGCGTCCGCCCGTCCGCAAGCCTGCTGTTTGCCACGATGGCGAAGACGGCGGGCAAGCATGGCGTGGGTGCGGTGCTGACCGGTCTCGGCAATGACGGGGCGGCGGGATTGAAGGCGCTACGGGCGGCGGGGGGCCGCACGATGTGTCAGGACGCGGCCACGTCGGTCGTGCACGAAGCGCCGGCTGCGGCGCTCGCGGCCGGTGCTGCCGAGGTGGAGCTTCCGCTCGACCGCATCACCACGGCCGCGCTCGATGCGTGCCGCCGGCGTGACGCGGACGCGGCCTAG